Genomic DNA from Calditrichota bacterium:
TCCCAAACAAAGGACTTTTTTTATGCCCCGCATCTCAGGAAAAAGTATTCGAAGAATTGCTATTCTTGTCACGATTCTTCTCTTTTCCCTCATGTTTCAGAATGGGCGGCTTCTGGCAGGAAACAAAACGTATGCTATCACCCGTGTGGCCATTCAGGCCCGGCTGCAATCCGATGGCAGTATGAGCGTAACAGAGACGCGCGCATTCAAATTTAGAGGCCGTTTCCACTTTGCCTACCGCACGTTTCCCTTAAATGGACAGGTGAAATTTGCAGATTTTTTGATATCCGAGGGAAGTCAGTCCTACCGTTTCTCTCAATCGAAAAAACCGGGCACCTACCAGATTATTCAGAAAAAAAATCAAACGGAAATTCGATGGTTTTTTAAAGCCAAAAATCAAACGCGGACTTTTACGATTCACTATCGGGTTGAGAATGCGGTTCGACGGTATGAGGATGCGGCCGTTTTGTATTATCAATTTATCAGTAAAGATTGGGGAATCCCCCAGCACCGCATTGAGATTTCTCTGATTCCACCCGTTACATTAACCCGATCGGAAATAAAAGAATGGGTGCACGGGCCGCTTTGGGCCTCGTCTCACATTGGCGTCGACGGGACGATTGATATCCAATGTGTCCGGCTGCCCAAAAAGTCGTATCTGGAAGTGCGAGCCTTGTACCCGCCGGAAATATTTCCTGAATTGCCGCTAATTCACAAGCGGGTGAAAGACGAGATTCTGCAAGAAGAAGCAAAATGGGCAGCGCAGGCCAACCAGGCACGGCAGGAGGTCATCCGGAAAGAGAAAAATCGACGCCAGAGAAAAGCGTCCGGAAGATGGGTGATCATCGGTCTGAGTTTGTTCGGATTGCTGCTGTGGTGGCGTATCTACCAAAAATATGGAAAGCGTCCCGGGGTTATCCACAAAAACTACATGTCCTCCGATATCCCGGAGCGGTTGCCCCCGGCTTTTGTGGGCTATCTGATGAACAATCGGCAAATTTACGGGAATGCCCTGATGGGAACCATTCTGAGGTTTGCCCAAATGGGTATTTTGACTTTTTACGAGGATGAAGACGAAAAAAAATCCATCTGGGGAAAGACCCGGAAAAAACCACACTATCGTCTGGAATTGAACCGAAAGGCTTTCGAAGAGCAAAAGGACACGTTATTGGATTTTGAGAGGCATCTGATTTCCTTCCTGTTTGATGAGTTGGCGGGCGGAAATTCATCAATCGATCTGGAATCCATCCGAAAGAATCGAAATAAATTCTTAAAATTTTTCCGAAACTGGAAAAAAGATGTTCAAAACGCTGCAAAAGCCAAAAACTGGTTCGACGAAACCAGCAGACGCGGAATGATCCTTTCTGTTGTGCTTGCTGTCGGATTCTTTGCTTTGACGGTTCCCGCTGCATTTCTTGTGGAGGAGTGGGCTGTTGTTTTGGGAGTGACGGGTCTTCTTATTCTTATTTTGTCTTTTTTCATTCCTCACCGGACAAAAGAGGGCGAAGCTCTGGCACAGCAGTGGAAAGCACTGAAAAAATACCTTCAAAAGACACAATTCTTGCAAGGCGATCACTCCCAGCTGCTCGATACAATAAACGATTATTTGATTTATTCCGTTACGCTGAGCGTGCCCCGAAAATCCATTCAAAAATTAGTGGAACAAATTCCGGAAGAAACCTATCAGAATTATATTGGATGGTATATTTACACCGGCCGCGGAACCTTTTCCTCGGAGGCGTTTAGTCACTCATTTTTAACTGCTATTTCGGCAACCACCTCTGCATTAAGTTCGGCTTCGGGAGCAGGCGGAGGAGCTTCTGCCGGAGGAGGCGGCGGTGCAGCCAGCGGCGGCGGGGGAGCGGGATAGCCGGTTGATTCGATTCGGATGGGATGATTTATAAAATGGAATGATTCCGTTTGGAATCGAGCAAAAAGATTGGAGATTCTGCCTAATGATTGGTTTGGTCGGTCTTGGAAATATGGGATCAGCCATTGCACATGTAATGGCTTCAAACGGACACGCTGTGCTTGGATGGGAACACAACGCCCGTGTGGTTGAGGAAATCAACCGTAACCACACGAACACCCCATTTTTACCTGGTATTACATTGGATCCCAACTTAAAAGCGACCGGTGATCTGAAGCGGGTGTTTGAGACGTGTCCGGTTATTTTTGTGGCCATTCCATCGATCTTTTTTCAATCGGTGCTAAAACCCTTTTCAAACAAGACCACCGGAAAGGTGTTTGTAGATTTGACCAAAGGGATTGACCGGGAGACGCTCTTAACCTCATTTCAAATGCTGCAGATTCTTTTTCCCGGCAACCAACATGTGATGCTGTCCGGCCCGTCTATTGCCAATGAGTTTTCCCGCGGTCTGCCAACCCTGGTTATGCTTGCCGGCGAAGACAAAAGCGGTCTTTTACAAATTGCCCGAATTTTGGAAAATGATTATTTTCGGGTTCGTTTTTCGGACGACACCATTGGCGTCGAATTGGGTGGAATCCTGAAGAATATTTATGCCATTGGTCTGGGAATTTTTGACGGACTGGCCATTGACAGTGTGAATTTCCGATCCTCTTACTTGACGGTTGCTCTGGAGGAAATTTCTCAAATAGGGGTGGCTCTGGGGGCTCGAAAGGAAACCTTCCTGTATCTTGCAGGGATGGGCGATCTGCTGGCGACATCCTTGAGCCAGCACAGCCACAATCGACGGATGGGCGAATTTCTGGCGCAGGGGCTTTCTCTCAAGAAAATCGAACAGAAAATGGGAGTTTTGCCTGAGGGATTTAATACGCTCAAGATGACGCTGTATCTTGCAGAAAAGCACCATTGTTCGATGCCCCTGGCGAGAGGGTTGTGGGATGTTATTCACGAGCGCCTGAGCGCCGAAACCTTTGTTCAGATGTTTATTAAGGACTTTGTCGAATAGATTAAGGAGCGGATATGAAGAAAAAGGTGGTGTTGGCCATAGATTTGGGGACGACCGGGAATCGGGTAATTGCCTTTTCAAAAGAGGGGGACATTCTGGCCAAGTCCTATTATGAGTTTCCTCAGATTTTTCCGAAGCCCGGCTGGGTTGAGCACAATCCGATGGACATCTGGATGACCACTCACAAGGCTCTTCTGGATGTGGTGAGCTTGGTTGGATCAGAAAATATCGAGGCTATTGGCATTACGAATCAACGAGAGACAACCATTTTGTGGGATAGGAAAACCGGCAAGCCGATTTACAACGCCATTGTGTGGCAGTGCCGGCGGACGGCGTCGATGTGCGACGCCTTGCAGGAGCACGCAGAGTCGATCAAACAAAAAACGGGTTTGTTTCTGGACCCGTATTTTTCCGCAACCAAAATTAAATGGATTCTGGAAAATGTTCCGGGCGCCCGGGGAAAGGCGGTTTCCGGCGACCTGGCTTTTGGAACGGTCGACACCTGGATCCTCTGGAATCTGACGGGCGGAAAACAGCACGCCACCGAACCCTCAAATGCCTCCCGAACCCTGTGCTACAACATTCATTCACTTGAATTTGATGAAGATTTGCTCCGCATTTTTGATATTCCGGCAGCGATTCTGCCAGAGGTGAAGGAAAGCGGGGCGATTTTTGGCCACACCACAAAAGAACTTTTGGGGCGAGAGATTCCCGTTGCCGGAATTCTGGGTGACCAGCAGGCGGCGTTTTTTGCCCACGGAGGCTGGCAGGAGGGCATCATTAAAAACACCTACGGCACGGGGCTTTTTGTGGTGACGTCCACGGGAAGCGACATCCCCAATTCCGGGAAATTGGTGAACACCATTGCCTGGCGAATCAATGGGAAAACAACCTACGCGCTGGAGGGGAGTGTTTTCATCGGAGGAGCGGCCATTCAATGGCTGCGGGACGGCCTGGGACTTCTGAAATCAGCAGCGGAGTCCGAACCACTGGCGACGTCTGTATCCGACACCGGAGGGGTGTATTTTGTACCGGCCCTGGCGGGATTGGGTGCGC
This window encodes:
- a CDS encoding NAD(P)H-dependent glycerol-3-phosphate dehydrogenase, with amino-acid sequence MIGLVGLGNMGSAIAHVMASNGHAVLGWEHNARVVEEINRNHTNTPFLPGITLDPNLKATGDLKRVFETCPVIFVAIPSIFFQSVLKPFSNKTTGKVFVDLTKGIDRETLLTSFQMLQILFPGNQHVMLSGPSIANEFSRGLPTLVMLAGEDKSGLLQIARILENDYFRVRFSDDTIGVELGGILKNIYAIGLGIFDGLAIDSVNFRSSYLTVALEEISQIGVALGARKETFLYLAGMGDLLATSLSQHSHNRRMGEFLAQGLSLKKIEQKMGVLPEGFNTLKMTLYLAEKHHCSMPLARGLWDVIHERLSAETFVQMFIKDFVE
- the glpK gene encoding glycerol kinase GlpK, with protein sequence MKKKVVLAIDLGTTGNRVIAFSKEGDILAKSYYEFPQIFPKPGWVEHNPMDIWMTTHKALLDVVSLVGSENIEAIGITNQRETTILWDRKTGKPIYNAIVWQCRRTASMCDALQEHAESIKQKTGLFLDPYFSATKIKWILENVPGARGKAVSGDLAFGTVDTWILWNLTGGKQHATEPSNASRTLCYNIHSLEFDEDLLRIFDIPAAILPEVKESGAIFGHTTKELLGREIPVAGILGDQQAAFFAHGGWQEGIIKNTYGTGLFVVTSTGSDIPNSGKLVNTIAWRINGKTTYALEGSVFIGGAAIQWLRDGLGLLKSAAESEPLATSVSDTGGVYFVPALAGLGAPYWDPSARGTLLGITRGTGPAHIVRAALEALAYQTRDVIEEMQHVVGGRPFKKLAVDGGAAKNNFLMQFQADILPMQVERPVVTETTAFGAAGLAGMTLGFWSQEEFLTVRKIDRTFDPAMDRQTREAFYRKWKEAVRRALNWANAAEDRASGNEG